In Clupea harengus chromosome 1, Ch_v2.0.2, whole genome shotgun sequence, one DNA window encodes the following:
- the si:dkey-283b1.7 gene encoding von Willebrand factor C domain-containing protein 2-like, with the protein MMRSRALCLSVGILWCVSRAVSEYSSKADLEYEFGDYRGKWCIDDHGFVYGIGEVYYPSRTACPCTCTEDGPICIRPKCPRIHPRCTRIKYKSCCPVCEAVSKVCIYGGKTYRPLEEFKLSPCERCRCEPNREVYCTISGCPALHCVDPTFEPNHCCPVCKYGANCFAGNRVIPAGERVDIDERTVCFCTYRDGTWQTHPHASCETRQNSDNELGGTEASTTQMEEGERESEVEIEWEVERERERDREQKRERSPRLDFIP; encoded by the exons ATGATGCGCTCTCGCGCTCTGTGCCTCTCGGTTGGGATCTTGTGGTGCGTTTCTCGGGCTGTGTCAGAATACTCATCCAAGGCCGACCTGGAGTACGAATTCGGTGACTACCGTGGCAAATGGTGTATTGATGACCATGGTTTCGTGTATGGCATCGGTGAGGTCTATTATCCAAGCCGTACTGCGTGCCCCTGCACCTGCACCGAGGACGGACCTATTTGTATCAGACCAAAATGCCCGCGCATCCACCCGCGCTGCACGCGCATTAAGTACAAGTCCTGCTGCCCTGTGTGCGAAGCTGTGAGCAAGGTCTGCATTTACGGGGGCAAAACGTACAGACCTCTAGAGGAGTTCAAG TTATCTCCGTGTGAGCGATGTCGCTGTGAGCCGAACAGAGAGGTGTACTGCACCATATCTGGATGTCCGGCTCTGCACTGTGTAGACCCAACATTTGAGCCCAACCACTGTTGCCCTGTATGCAAATATG GAGCAAACTGCTTTGCAGGGAACCGTGTGATCCCGGCTGGTGAGCGCGTTGACATAGACGAGAGGACGGTGTGCTTCTGCACCTACCGGGATGGCACGTGGCAGACCCACCCTCACGCCTCCTGCGAGACACGGCAAAACTCTGACAACGAGCTGGGTGGAACTGAAGCATCCACGACACAGATGGAGGAGGGCGAAAGGGAGAGCGAGGTTGAGATAGAGTGGGAagtggaaagggagagggagagagaccgagaaCAAAAACGAGAGCGCTCACCTAGGTTGGACTTTATTCCATGA
- the smarce1 gene encoding SWI/SNF-related matrix-associated actin-dependent regulator of chromatin subfamily E member 1 isoform X4 — translation MSKRPSYAPPPAPAPTTQLPTTPGFVGYNPYSHLAYNNYRLGGNSGGNNRVMNSSGITVPKPPKPPDKPLMPYMRYSRKVSRKVWDQVKASNPDLKLWEIGKIIGGMWRDLSDEEKQDYLNEYEAEKIEYNDSLKAYHNSPAYLAYVNAKNRAEAALEEENRQRQSRLDKGEPYMSIQPAEDPDDYDDGFSMKHTAAARFQRNHRLISDILSEIVVPDVRSVVTTARMQVLKRQVQSLMVHQRKLEAELLQIEDRHQDKKRRFLETTESFNTELKRLCGLKVEVDMEKLAAEMAAAEEAARRRAEEREKEAAEQAEKAAAAAASAAATAAAAAAAAAAAAATAQQEEQQQQQQQQQQQQQPQPQQPTTPASATPPQANSSPEQSPESKPVEDKPTPMETDEAPSETAESQPAEAEERATPAPENPTPPEPAEAATLEGTTDSTASSESSSSSSSSTATTTTNTTGPGEPIPPEPPAPEERPPPPLQ, via the exons ATGTCAA AACGGCCATCCTAtgccccaccccctgccccagCCCCCACCACA CAATTGCCCACCACCCCTGGGTTTGTGGGCTACAACCCATACAGCCATCTGGCCTACAACAACTACAGGCTGGGAGGGAACTCCGGCGGAAACAACAGGGTAATG AATTCCTCAGGGATCACTGTCCCCAAGCCGCCCAAACCGCCAGACAAGCCACTGATGCCCTACATGCGGTACAGCCGGAAGGTAAGCAGGAAG GTTTGGGACCAGGTCAAGGCTTCTAATCCTGATTTGAAGCTATGGGAGATTGGGAAGATCATTGGTGGCATGTGGAGGGACCTCTCGGATGAGGAGAAGCAGGACTACTTGAACGAGTACGAAGCTGAGAAG ATCGAGTACAATGACTCCTTGAAGGCCTACCACAACTCCCCGGCGTACTTGGCCTACGTCAACGCCAAGAACCGGGCAGAGGCCGCTCTTGAGGAGGAGAACCGACAGAGGCAGTCACGCCTGGACAAAGGGGAGCCCTACATGAGCATCCAGCCCGCAGAGGACCCCGATG ACTACGACGACGGCTTCTCCATGAagcacacagctgctgcccGCTTCCAGAGAAACCACCGCCTCATCAGTGACATCCTCAGTGAAATTGTGGTGCCAGACGTTCGCTCGGTTGTCACTACGGCTCGCATGCAGGTCCTCAAGCGTCAGGTCCAGTCCCTCATGGtgcaccag agGAAGCTGGAAGCAGAGCTGCTGCAGATTGAGGATCGACATCAGGACAAAAAGAGGAGGTTCCTGGAGACCACTGAGTCTTTCAACACTGAACTCAAACGG CTGTGCGGTCTGAAGGTGGAGGTGGACATGGAGAAGCTGGCTGCGGAGATGGCGGCGGCCGAGGAGGCGGCGCGCCGTCgggcggaggagagggagaaggaggcggCCGAGCAGGCGGAGAAAGCAGCGGCCGCAGCAGCATCAGcggcagcaacagcagcggcggcggctgcAGCGGCGGCGGCTGCAGCTGCAACTGCTCAGCAGGAggaacagcagcaacagcaacagcagcagcaacaacaacaacaaccgcaACCGCAGCAGCCGACCACCCCCGCTTCAGCCACGCCACCACAGGCCAACTCCTCTCCTGAGCAGAGCCCAGAGAGCAAGCCGGTGGAGGACAAGCCTACACCTATGGAGACAG ATGAGGCCCCGAGTGAGACCGCTGAGAGTCAACCGGCCGAGGCAGAAGAGAGGGCAACTCCTGCCCCAgagaaccccaccccccctgaaCCGGCGGAGGCGGCCACGCTTGAGGGGACGACTGACAGCACCGCCTCATctgaaagcagcagcagcagcagcagcagcaccgccaccaccaccaccaacaccactggACCAGGAGAACCCATCCCTCCCGAGCCTCCGGCCCCAGAGGAGCGGCCGCCCCCCCCTCTTCAATAA
- the smarce1 gene encoding SWI/SNF-related matrix-associated actin-dependent regulator of chromatin subfamily E member 1 isoform X3 gives MSSKNPYKRPSYAPPPAPAPTTQLPTTPGFVGYNPYSHLAYNNYRLGGNSGGNNRVMNSSGITVPKPPKPPDKPLMPYMRYSRKVWDQVKASNPDLKLWEIGKIIGGMWRDLSDEEKQDYLNEYEAEKIEYNDSLKAYHNSPAYLAYVNAKNRAEAALEEENRQRQSRLDKGEPYMSIQPAEDPDDYDDGFSMKHTAAARFQRNHRLISDILSEIVVPDVRSVVTTARMQVLKRQVQSLMVHQRKLEAELLQIEDRHQDKKRRFLETTESFNTELKRLCGLKVEVDMEKLAAEMAAAEEAARRRAEEREKEAAEQAEKAAAAAASAAATAAAAAAAAAAAAATAQQEEQQQQQQQQQQQQQPQPQQPTTPASATPPQANSSPEQSPESKPVEDKPTPMETDEAPSETAESQPAEAEERATPAPENPTPPEPAEAATLEGTTDSTASSESSSSSSSSTATTTTNTTGPGEPIPPEPPAPEERPPPPLQ, from the exons ATGTCAAGTAAGAATCCTTATA AACGGCCATCCTAtgccccaccccctgccccagCCCCCACCACA CAATTGCCCACCACCCCTGGGTTTGTGGGCTACAACCCATACAGCCATCTGGCCTACAACAACTACAGGCTGGGAGGGAACTCCGGCGGAAACAACAGGGTAATG AATTCCTCAGGGATCACTGTCCCCAAGCCGCCCAAACCGCCAGACAAGCCACTGATGCCCTACATGCGGTACAGCCGGAAG GTTTGGGACCAGGTCAAGGCTTCTAATCCTGATTTGAAGCTATGGGAGATTGGGAAGATCATTGGTGGCATGTGGAGGGACCTCTCGGATGAGGAGAAGCAGGACTACTTGAACGAGTACGAAGCTGAGAAG ATCGAGTACAATGACTCCTTGAAGGCCTACCACAACTCCCCGGCGTACTTGGCCTACGTCAACGCCAAGAACCGGGCAGAGGCCGCTCTTGAGGAGGAGAACCGACAGAGGCAGTCACGCCTGGACAAAGGGGAGCCCTACATGAGCATCCAGCCCGCAGAGGACCCCGATG ACTACGACGACGGCTTCTCCATGAagcacacagctgctgcccGCTTCCAGAGAAACCACCGCCTCATCAGTGACATCCTCAGTGAAATTGTGGTGCCAGACGTTCGCTCGGTTGTCACTACGGCTCGCATGCAGGTCCTCAAGCGTCAGGTCCAGTCCCTCATGGtgcaccag agGAAGCTGGAAGCAGAGCTGCTGCAGATTGAGGATCGACATCAGGACAAAAAGAGGAGGTTCCTGGAGACCACTGAGTCTTTCAACACTGAACTCAAACGG CTGTGCGGTCTGAAGGTGGAGGTGGACATGGAGAAGCTGGCTGCGGAGATGGCGGCGGCCGAGGAGGCGGCGCGCCGTCgggcggaggagagggagaaggaggcggCCGAGCAGGCGGAGAAAGCAGCGGCCGCAGCAGCATCAGcggcagcaacagcagcggcggcggctgcAGCGGCGGCGGCTGCAGCTGCAACTGCTCAGCAGGAggaacagcagcaacagcaacagcagcagcaacaacaacaacaaccgcaACCGCAGCAGCCGACCACCCCCGCTTCAGCCACGCCACCACAGGCCAACTCCTCTCCTGAGCAGAGCCCAGAGAGCAAGCCGGTGGAGGACAAGCCTACACCTATGGAGACAG ATGAGGCCCCGAGTGAGACCGCTGAGAGTCAACCGGCCGAGGCAGAAGAGAGGGCAACTCCTGCCCCAgagaaccccaccccccctgaaCCGGCGGAGGCGGCCACGCTTGAGGGGACGACTGACAGCACCGCCTCATctgaaagcagcagcagcagcagcagcagcaccgccaccaccaccaccaacaccactggACCAGGAGAACCCATCCCTCCCGAGCCTCCGGCCCCAGAGGAGCGGCCGCCCCCCCCTCTTCAATAA
- the smarce1 gene encoding SWI/SNF-related matrix-associated actin-dependent regulator of chromatin subfamily E member 1 isoform X5: protein MSSKNPYKRPSYAPPPAPAPTTQLPTTPGFVGYNPYSHLAYNNYRLGGNSGGNNRNSSGITVPKPPKPPDKPLMPYMRYSRKVWDQVKASNPDLKLWEIGKIIGGMWRDLSDEEKQDYLNEYEAEKIEYNDSLKAYHNSPAYLAYVNAKNRAEAALEEENRQRQSRLDKGEPYMSIQPAEDPDDYDDGFSMKHTAAARFQRNHRLISDILSEIVVPDVRSVVTTARMQVLKRQVQSLMVHQRKLEAELLQIEDRHQDKKRRFLETTESFNTELKRLCGLKVEVDMEKLAAEMAAAEEAARRRAEEREKEAAEQAEKAAAAAASAAATAAAAAAAAAAAAATAQQEEQQQQQQQQQQQQQPQPQQPTTPASATPPQANSSPEQSPESKPVEDKPTPMETDEAPSETAESQPAEAEERATPAPENPTPPEPAEAATLEGTTDSTASSESSSSSSSSTATTTTNTTGPGEPIPPEPPAPEERPPPPLQ, encoded by the exons ATGTCAAGTAAGAATCCTTATA AACGGCCATCCTAtgccccaccccctgccccagCCCCCACCACA CAATTGCCCACCACCCCTGGGTTTGTGGGCTACAACCCATACAGCCATCTGGCCTACAACAACTACAGGCTGGGAGGGAACTCCGGCGGAAACAACAGG AATTCCTCAGGGATCACTGTCCCCAAGCCGCCCAAACCGCCAGACAAGCCACTGATGCCCTACATGCGGTACAGCCGGAAG GTTTGGGACCAGGTCAAGGCTTCTAATCCTGATTTGAAGCTATGGGAGATTGGGAAGATCATTGGTGGCATGTGGAGGGACCTCTCGGATGAGGAGAAGCAGGACTACTTGAACGAGTACGAAGCTGAGAAG ATCGAGTACAATGACTCCTTGAAGGCCTACCACAACTCCCCGGCGTACTTGGCCTACGTCAACGCCAAGAACCGGGCAGAGGCCGCTCTTGAGGAGGAGAACCGACAGAGGCAGTCACGCCTGGACAAAGGGGAGCCCTACATGAGCATCCAGCCCGCAGAGGACCCCGATG ACTACGACGACGGCTTCTCCATGAagcacacagctgctgcccGCTTCCAGAGAAACCACCGCCTCATCAGTGACATCCTCAGTGAAATTGTGGTGCCAGACGTTCGCTCGGTTGTCACTACGGCTCGCATGCAGGTCCTCAAGCGTCAGGTCCAGTCCCTCATGGtgcaccag agGAAGCTGGAAGCAGAGCTGCTGCAGATTGAGGATCGACATCAGGACAAAAAGAGGAGGTTCCTGGAGACCACTGAGTCTTTCAACACTGAACTCAAACGG CTGTGCGGTCTGAAGGTGGAGGTGGACATGGAGAAGCTGGCTGCGGAGATGGCGGCGGCCGAGGAGGCGGCGCGCCGTCgggcggaggagagggagaaggaggcggCCGAGCAGGCGGAGAAAGCAGCGGCCGCAGCAGCATCAGcggcagcaacagcagcggcggcggctgcAGCGGCGGCGGCTGCAGCTGCAACTGCTCAGCAGGAggaacagcagcaacagcaacagcagcagcaacaacaacaacaaccgcaACCGCAGCAGCCGACCACCCCCGCTTCAGCCACGCCACCACAGGCCAACTCCTCTCCTGAGCAGAGCCCAGAGAGCAAGCCGGTGGAGGACAAGCCTACACCTATGGAGACAG ATGAGGCCCCGAGTGAGACCGCTGAGAGTCAACCGGCCGAGGCAGAAGAGAGGGCAACTCCTGCCCCAgagaaccccaccccccctgaaCCGGCGGAGGCGGCCACGCTTGAGGGGACGACTGACAGCACCGCCTCATctgaaagcagcagcagcagcagcagcagcaccgccaccaccaccaccaacaccactggACCAGGAGAACCCATCCCTCCCGAGCCTCCGGCCCCAGAGGAGCGGCCGCCCCCCCCTCTTCAATAA
- the smarce1 gene encoding SWI/SNF-related matrix-associated actin-dependent regulator of chromatin subfamily E member 1 isoform X2, with product MSSKNPYKRPSYAPPPAPAPTTQLPTTPGFVGYNPYSHLAYNNYRLGGNSGGNNRNSSGITVPKPPKPPDKPLMPYMRYSRKVSRKVWDQVKASNPDLKLWEIGKIIGGMWRDLSDEEKQDYLNEYEAEKIEYNDSLKAYHNSPAYLAYVNAKNRAEAALEEENRQRQSRLDKGEPYMSIQPAEDPDDYDDGFSMKHTAAARFQRNHRLISDILSEIVVPDVRSVVTTARMQVLKRQVQSLMVHQRKLEAELLQIEDRHQDKKRRFLETTESFNTELKRLCGLKVEVDMEKLAAEMAAAEEAARRRAEEREKEAAEQAEKAAAAAASAAATAAAAAAAAAAAAATAQQEEQQQQQQQQQQQQQPQPQQPTTPASATPPQANSSPEQSPESKPVEDKPTPMETDEAPSETAESQPAEAEERATPAPENPTPPEPAEAATLEGTTDSTASSESSSSSSSSTATTTTNTTGPGEPIPPEPPAPEERPPPPLQ from the exons ATGTCAAGTAAGAATCCTTATA AACGGCCATCCTAtgccccaccccctgccccagCCCCCACCACA CAATTGCCCACCACCCCTGGGTTTGTGGGCTACAACCCATACAGCCATCTGGCCTACAACAACTACAGGCTGGGAGGGAACTCCGGCGGAAACAACAGG AATTCCTCAGGGATCACTGTCCCCAAGCCGCCCAAACCGCCAGACAAGCCACTGATGCCCTACATGCGGTACAGCCGGAAGGTAAGCAGGAAG GTTTGGGACCAGGTCAAGGCTTCTAATCCTGATTTGAAGCTATGGGAGATTGGGAAGATCATTGGTGGCATGTGGAGGGACCTCTCGGATGAGGAGAAGCAGGACTACTTGAACGAGTACGAAGCTGAGAAG ATCGAGTACAATGACTCCTTGAAGGCCTACCACAACTCCCCGGCGTACTTGGCCTACGTCAACGCCAAGAACCGGGCAGAGGCCGCTCTTGAGGAGGAGAACCGACAGAGGCAGTCACGCCTGGACAAAGGGGAGCCCTACATGAGCATCCAGCCCGCAGAGGACCCCGATG ACTACGACGACGGCTTCTCCATGAagcacacagctgctgcccGCTTCCAGAGAAACCACCGCCTCATCAGTGACATCCTCAGTGAAATTGTGGTGCCAGACGTTCGCTCGGTTGTCACTACGGCTCGCATGCAGGTCCTCAAGCGTCAGGTCCAGTCCCTCATGGtgcaccag agGAAGCTGGAAGCAGAGCTGCTGCAGATTGAGGATCGACATCAGGACAAAAAGAGGAGGTTCCTGGAGACCACTGAGTCTTTCAACACTGAACTCAAACGG CTGTGCGGTCTGAAGGTGGAGGTGGACATGGAGAAGCTGGCTGCGGAGATGGCGGCGGCCGAGGAGGCGGCGCGCCGTCgggcggaggagagggagaaggaggcggCCGAGCAGGCGGAGAAAGCAGCGGCCGCAGCAGCATCAGcggcagcaacagcagcggcggcggctgcAGCGGCGGCGGCTGCAGCTGCAACTGCTCAGCAGGAggaacagcagcaacagcaacagcagcagcaacaacaacaacaaccgcaACCGCAGCAGCCGACCACCCCCGCTTCAGCCACGCCACCACAGGCCAACTCCTCTCCTGAGCAGAGCCCAGAGAGCAAGCCGGTGGAGGACAAGCCTACACCTATGGAGACAG ATGAGGCCCCGAGTGAGACCGCTGAGAGTCAACCGGCCGAGGCAGAAGAGAGGGCAACTCCTGCCCCAgagaaccccaccccccctgaaCCGGCGGAGGCGGCCACGCTTGAGGGGACGACTGACAGCACCGCCTCATctgaaagcagcagcagcagcagcagcagcaccgccaccaccaccaccaacaccactggACCAGGAGAACCCATCCCTCCCGAGCCTCCGGCCCCAGAGGAGCGGCCGCCCCCCCCTCTTCAATAA
- the smarce1 gene encoding SWI/SNF-related matrix-associated actin-dependent regulator of chromatin subfamily E member 1 isoform X6, protein MSKRPSYAPPPAPAPTTQLPTTPGFVGYNPYSHLAYNNYRLGGNSGGNNRNSSGITVPKPPKPPDKPLMPYMRYSRKVSRKVWDQVKASNPDLKLWEIGKIIGGMWRDLSDEEKQDYLNEYEAEKIEYNDSLKAYHNSPAYLAYVNAKNRAEAALEEENRQRQSRLDKGEPYMSIQPAEDPDDYDDGFSMKHTAAARFQRNHRLISDILSEIVVPDVRSVVTTARMQVLKRQVQSLMVHQRKLEAELLQIEDRHQDKKRRFLETTESFNTELKRLCGLKVEVDMEKLAAEMAAAEEAARRRAEEREKEAAEQAEKAAAAAASAAATAAAAAAAAAAAAATAQQEEQQQQQQQQQQQQQPQPQQPTTPASATPPQANSSPEQSPESKPVEDKPTPMETDEAPSETAESQPAEAEERATPAPENPTPPEPAEAATLEGTTDSTASSESSSSSSSSTATTTTNTTGPGEPIPPEPPAPEERPPPPLQ, encoded by the exons ATGTCAA AACGGCCATCCTAtgccccaccccctgccccagCCCCCACCACA CAATTGCCCACCACCCCTGGGTTTGTGGGCTACAACCCATACAGCCATCTGGCCTACAACAACTACAGGCTGGGAGGGAACTCCGGCGGAAACAACAGG AATTCCTCAGGGATCACTGTCCCCAAGCCGCCCAAACCGCCAGACAAGCCACTGATGCCCTACATGCGGTACAGCCGGAAGGTAAGCAGGAAG GTTTGGGACCAGGTCAAGGCTTCTAATCCTGATTTGAAGCTATGGGAGATTGGGAAGATCATTGGTGGCATGTGGAGGGACCTCTCGGATGAGGAGAAGCAGGACTACTTGAACGAGTACGAAGCTGAGAAG ATCGAGTACAATGACTCCTTGAAGGCCTACCACAACTCCCCGGCGTACTTGGCCTACGTCAACGCCAAGAACCGGGCAGAGGCCGCTCTTGAGGAGGAGAACCGACAGAGGCAGTCACGCCTGGACAAAGGGGAGCCCTACATGAGCATCCAGCCCGCAGAGGACCCCGATG ACTACGACGACGGCTTCTCCATGAagcacacagctgctgcccGCTTCCAGAGAAACCACCGCCTCATCAGTGACATCCTCAGTGAAATTGTGGTGCCAGACGTTCGCTCGGTTGTCACTACGGCTCGCATGCAGGTCCTCAAGCGTCAGGTCCAGTCCCTCATGGtgcaccag agGAAGCTGGAAGCAGAGCTGCTGCAGATTGAGGATCGACATCAGGACAAAAAGAGGAGGTTCCTGGAGACCACTGAGTCTTTCAACACTGAACTCAAACGG CTGTGCGGTCTGAAGGTGGAGGTGGACATGGAGAAGCTGGCTGCGGAGATGGCGGCGGCCGAGGAGGCGGCGCGCCGTCgggcggaggagagggagaaggaggcggCCGAGCAGGCGGAGAAAGCAGCGGCCGCAGCAGCATCAGcggcagcaacagcagcggcggcggctgcAGCGGCGGCGGCTGCAGCTGCAACTGCTCAGCAGGAggaacagcagcaacagcaacagcagcagcaacaacaacaacaaccgcaACCGCAGCAGCCGACCACCCCCGCTTCAGCCACGCCACCACAGGCCAACTCCTCTCCTGAGCAGAGCCCAGAGAGCAAGCCGGTGGAGGACAAGCCTACACCTATGGAGACAG ATGAGGCCCCGAGTGAGACCGCTGAGAGTCAACCGGCCGAGGCAGAAGAGAGGGCAACTCCTGCCCCAgagaaccccaccccccctgaaCCGGCGGAGGCGGCCACGCTTGAGGGGACGACTGACAGCACCGCCTCATctgaaagcagcagcagcagcagcagcagcaccgccaccaccaccaccaacaccactggACCAGGAGAACCCATCCCTCCCGAGCCTCCGGCCCCAGAGGAGCGGCCGCCCCCCCCTCTTCAATAA
- the smarce1 gene encoding SWI/SNF-related matrix-associated actin-dependent regulator of chromatin subfamily E member 1 isoform X1 has protein sequence MSSKNPYKRPSYAPPPAPAPTTQLPTTPGFVGYNPYSHLAYNNYRLGGNSGGNNRVMNSSGITVPKPPKPPDKPLMPYMRYSRKVSRKVWDQVKASNPDLKLWEIGKIIGGMWRDLSDEEKQDYLNEYEAEKIEYNDSLKAYHNSPAYLAYVNAKNRAEAALEEENRQRQSRLDKGEPYMSIQPAEDPDDYDDGFSMKHTAAARFQRNHRLISDILSEIVVPDVRSVVTTARMQVLKRQVQSLMVHQRKLEAELLQIEDRHQDKKRRFLETTESFNTELKRLCGLKVEVDMEKLAAEMAAAEEAARRRAEEREKEAAEQAEKAAAAAASAAATAAAAAAAAAAAAATAQQEEQQQQQQQQQQQQQPQPQQPTTPASATPPQANSSPEQSPESKPVEDKPTPMETDEAPSETAESQPAEAEERATPAPENPTPPEPAEAATLEGTTDSTASSESSSSSSSSTATTTTNTTGPGEPIPPEPPAPEERPPPPLQ, from the exons ATGTCAAGTAAGAATCCTTATA AACGGCCATCCTAtgccccaccccctgccccagCCCCCACCACA CAATTGCCCACCACCCCTGGGTTTGTGGGCTACAACCCATACAGCCATCTGGCCTACAACAACTACAGGCTGGGAGGGAACTCCGGCGGAAACAACAGGGTAATG AATTCCTCAGGGATCACTGTCCCCAAGCCGCCCAAACCGCCAGACAAGCCACTGATGCCCTACATGCGGTACAGCCGGAAGGTAAGCAGGAAG GTTTGGGACCAGGTCAAGGCTTCTAATCCTGATTTGAAGCTATGGGAGATTGGGAAGATCATTGGTGGCATGTGGAGGGACCTCTCGGATGAGGAGAAGCAGGACTACTTGAACGAGTACGAAGCTGAGAAG ATCGAGTACAATGACTCCTTGAAGGCCTACCACAACTCCCCGGCGTACTTGGCCTACGTCAACGCCAAGAACCGGGCAGAGGCCGCTCTTGAGGAGGAGAACCGACAGAGGCAGTCACGCCTGGACAAAGGGGAGCCCTACATGAGCATCCAGCCCGCAGAGGACCCCGATG ACTACGACGACGGCTTCTCCATGAagcacacagctgctgcccGCTTCCAGAGAAACCACCGCCTCATCAGTGACATCCTCAGTGAAATTGTGGTGCCAGACGTTCGCTCGGTTGTCACTACGGCTCGCATGCAGGTCCTCAAGCGTCAGGTCCAGTCCCTCATGGtgcaccag agGAAGCTGGAAGCAGAGCTGCTGCAGATTGAGGATCGACATCAGGACAAAAAGAGGAGGTTCCTGGAGACCACTGAGTCTTTCAACACTGAACTCAAACGG CTGTGCGGTCTGAAGGTGGAGGTGGACATGGAGAAGCTGGCTGCGGAGATGGCGGCGGCCGAGGAGGCGGCGCGCCGTCgggcggaggagagggagaaggaggcggCCGAGCAGGCGGAGAAAGCAGCGGCCGCAGCAGCATCAGcggcagcaacagcagcggcggcggctgcAGCGGCGGCGGCTGCAGCTGCAACTGCTCAGCAGGAggaacagcagcaacagcaacagcagcagcaacaacaacaacaaccgcaACCGCAGCAGCCGACCACCCCCGCTTCAGCCACGCCACCACAGGCCAACTCCTCTCCTGAGCAGAGCCCAGAGAGCAAGCCGGTGGAGGACAAGCCTACACCTATGGAGACAG ATGAGGCCCCGAGTGAGACCGCTGAGAGTCAACCGGCCGAGGCAGAAGAGAGGGCAACTCCTGCCCCAgagaaccccaccccccctgaaCCGGCGGAGGCGGCCACGCTTGAGGGGACGACTGACAGCACCGCCTCATctgaaagcagcagcagcagcagcagcagcaccgccaccaccaccaccaacaccactggACCAGGAGAACCCATCCCTCCCGAGCCTCCGGCCCCAGAGGAGCGGCCGCCCCCCCCTCTTCAATAA